One part of the Streptomyces nigra genome encodes these proteins:
- a CDS encoding helix-turn-helix transcriptional regulator, with the protein MAGKPVRPTSAIDQTRRMLSLVTYLRERPGARVEDVARAFGISEDELVSDLDVLPMCGTSFRGGDLLDIDTDGERIWWHNPDDVAEPLRLAADEATALLVAARAVATLPGLRESDRQALLRATAKVETAAGEAAVSSARLSVTFESEGGVFADVDRAISERRRLWIRYYSPARDEVTEREIDPIRLVSVGHTYVEAWCRRSEARRTFRLDRVAEIKILDEPSAPPEVELRDLSEGLVQPAAEDPEVVVEVGPGGRWVAEYYPHDSADELPDGGLRITLRTPDPASLRRLALRLGGDGRIVSPPELADSARQAAREALAAYDGMEIRDAGVAHAAHDGQ; encoded by the coding sequence GTGGCAGGCAAACCGGTCAGGCCCACGAGCGCCATCGACCAGACCCGGCGGATGCTCTCCCTGGTGACCTATCTGCGGGAGCGACCCGGCGCGCGCGTCGAGGACGTCGCCCGTGCCTTCGGCATCTCCGAGGACGAGCTGGTCTCCGACCTCGATGTGCTGCCGATGTGCGGCACGAGTTTCCGCGGCGGTGATCTGCTCGACATCGACACCGACGGCGAGCGGATCTGGTGGCACAACCCGGACGATGTCGCCGAGCCGCTGCGGCTGGCCGCCGACGAGGCGACCGCGCTGCTGGTGGCGGCGCGGGCGGTGGCCACGCTTCCGGGGCTGCGGGAGAGCGACCGGCAGGCGCTGCTGCGGGCCACCGCGAAGGTGGAGACGGCGGCCGGTGAGGCGGCCGTGTCCAGCGCCCGGCTGTCGGTGACCTTCGAGTCCGAGGGCGGTGTCTTCGCCGACGTCGACCGGGCGATCTCCGAGCGGCGCCGGCTGTGGATCCGCTACTACTCGCCGGCCCGGGACGAGGTGACAGAGCGGGAGATCGACCCGATCCGGCTGGTCAGCGTCGGCCACACCTATGTGGAGGCGTGGTGCCGGCGCTCCGAGGCGCGGCGCACGTTCCGGCTGGACCGGGTCGCCGAGATCAAGATCCTGGACGAGCCGTCCGCGCCGCCCGAGGTGGAGCTGAGGGACCTGTCCGAGGGGCTGGTGCAGCCGGCGGCGGAGGACCCGGAGGTCGTGGTCGAGGTCGGGCCCGGCGGACGCTGGGTCGCCGAGTACTACCCGCACGACAGCGCCGACGAGCTTCCCGACGGCGGGCTGCGAATCACCTTGCGCACCCCCGACCCGGCGTCGCTGCGGCGGCTGGCGCTGCGGCTCGGCGGGGACGGCCGGATCGTGTCGCCGCCCGAGCTGGCCGACAGTGCCCGGCAGGCGGCCCGCGAGGCGCTGGCGGCGTACGACGGGATGGAGATACGGGACGCCGGGGTGGCGCACGCGGCGCACGACGGGCAGTGA
- a CDS encoding helix-turn-helix transcriptional regulator encodes MAIAKAERLMNLALCLLGTRRPLSKRELRESIEAYLEAGSDDSFNRMFERDKDDLRELGLVIETVENLDGEVGYLAARDSNRLPPITLDAEEAAALGLAAKVWQQARLAGAASGALQKLRAAGLPEDVDPYGAHSALEPRIPVHEAAFEPLMLACRDRRPVMFDYRKANAARPEPRHVEPWALECWRGHWYLAGWDRDRGAERVFRLSRITGKVRSRAGRFTAEVPDVVTVRETVASWAGEIADRSALIRLRTEAGYPLRAKATRVRELGDGWDELEIPYGHGLDAWLVEFGPDVVVLEPAELRADVVDRLRAVAKG; translated from the coding sequence ATGGCCATTGCCAAGGCCGAGCGGCTCATGAATCTGGCGCTGTGTCTGCTCGGGACGCGGCGGCCGTTGAGCAAGCGCGAGCTGCGTGAGTCCATCGAGGCCTATCTGGAAGCGGGCTCCGACGACTCCTTCAACCGTATGTTCGAGCGCGACAAGGACGATCTGCGCGAGCTCGGCCTGGTCATCGAGACGGTGGAGAACCTGGACGGCGAGGTCGGCTATCTCGCCGCCCGCGACAGCAACAGGCTGCCGCCGATCACCCTGGACGCCGAGGAGGCCGCCGCGCTCGGGCTGGCCGCGAAGGTGTGGCAGCAGGCCCGGCTCGCGGGCGCGGCCAGCGGCGCCCTGCAGAAGCTGCGCGCGGCCGGGCTGCCGGAGGACGTCGACCCGTACGGGGCGCACAGCGCGCTGGAGCCCCGTATCCCGGTGCACGAGGCGGCGTTCGAGCCGCTGATGCTGGCCTGCCGGGACCGCCGGCCGGTCATGTTCGACTACCGCAAGGCCAACGCCGCGCGCCCCGAGCCGCGGCATGTGGAGCCGTGGGCGCTGGAGTGCTGGCGAGGCCACTGGTATCTGGCGGGCTGGGACCGCGACCGGGGTGCCGAGCGGGTGTTCCGGCTGTCCCGGATCACCGGCAAGGTGCGCAGCCGGGCCGGCCGGTTCACCGCCGAGGTGCCGGACGTCGTGACCGTCCGGGAGACCGTGGCGAGCTGGGCGGGGGAGATCGCCGACCGGTCCGCCCTGATCCGGCTGCGCACGGAGGCCGGTTACCCCCTTCGGGCGAAGGCCACCCGGGTCCGGGAACTCGGGGACGGCTGGGACGAGTTGGAGATTCCGTACGGCCACGGGCTGGACGCGTGGCTGGTGGAGTTCGGGCCCGACGTGGTGGTCCTGGAGCCCGCCGAGCTGCGGGCCGACGTGGTGGACCGGCTGCGTGCCGTGGCCAAGGGCTGA
- a CDS encoding FKBP-type peptidyl-prolyl cis-trans isomerase: protein MSIDKPEIDFPGGEPPADLEIKDIWEGDGPVAEAGQTVTVHYVGVAFSTGEEFDASWNRGTPFRFPLGGGRVIKGWDQGVQGMKVGGRRQLTIPAHLAYGNQSPTPAIKPGETLIFVVDLLGV from the coding sequence GTGAGCATCGACAAGCCCGAGATCGACTTCCCGGGCGGCGAGCCCCCGGCGGACCTCGAGATCAAGGACATCTGGGAGGGCGACGGCCCGGTCGCGGAGGCGGGTCAGACCGTCACCGTGCACTACGTGGGTGTGGCCTTCAGCACGGGTGAGGAGTTCGACGCCAGCTGGAACCGCGGTACGCCGTTCCGCTTCCCGCTGGGTGGCGGCCGCGTCATCAAGGGCTGGGACCAGGGCGTGCAGGGCATGAAGGTCGGTGGCCGCCGTCAGCTGACGATCCCGGCACACCTGGCCTACGGCAACCAGAGCCCCACCCCGGCGATCAAGCCCGGCGAGACGCTGATCTTCGTCGTCGACCTGCTCGGCGTCTGA
- a CDS encoding FKBP-type peptidyl-prolyl cis-trans isomerase yields the protein MRRRSLLIALPAGMVTLAACGDDKDSGGEASESVSPSAPQQSAAPSPKIVDGPLPAITAGTKFGEKPTVAKGEGEPSKDLAVRTAIAGSGKTVAENDYLQANYLGQIWATGKVFDNSYDRKTPLLIQLSQGRIIDGWRYGLTGKKVGSRVEMAVPPTWGYGKEGNEQAGIKGTDTLVFVVDIEDSFNASSSAKGTKVAQDDADLPKVGTNTDGKAPSIEVPKTDPPKKLVANYILEGDGDEVAAENTVLVQYKGVQWDTGKEFDSSYAAKQLVSFPLAQVVKGWSQGLTGKKVGSRVLIVIPPELGYGDQPPQGSGIAKNATLVFSVDILAKM from the coding sequence GTGCGCCGACGCTCACTTCTCATCGCCCTACCTGCAGGAATGGTCACGCTCGCCGCTTGCGGTGACGACAAGGACTCGGGGGGCGAGGCGAGCGAGAGCGTGTCGCCGTCGGCGCCGCAGCAGTCGGCCGCGCCGTCGCCGAAGATCGTGGACGGTCCGCTGCCGGCGATCACGGCGGGTACGAAGTTCGGTGAGAAGCCGACGGTCGCCAAGGGCGAGGGGGAGCCGTCGAAGGACCTGGCGGTGCGTACGGCCATCGCGGGCAGCGGCAAGACGGTCGCGGAGAACGACTACCTGCAGGCGAACTACCTGGGGCAGATCTGGGCGACGGGCAAGGTCTTCGACAACTCCTACGACCGTAAGACGCCGCTGCTGATCCAGCTGTCGCAGGGCCGCATCATCGACGGCTGGCGGTACGGGCTGACCGGCAAGAAGGTCGGCAGCCGTGTCGAGATGGCCGTCCCGCCGACCTGGGGCTACGGCAAGGAGGGCAACGAGCAGGCGGGCATCAAGGGCACCGACACCCTGGTGTTCGTCGTCGACATCGAGGACTCGTTCAACGCGTCGAGTTCGGCGAAGGGCACGAAGGTCGCCCAGGACGACGCGGATCTGCCGAAGGTCGGCACGAACACCGACGGCAAGGCGCCCTCCATCGAGGTCCCGAAGACGGACCCGCCGAAGAAGCTGGTGGCGAACTACATCCTGGAGGGCGACGGCGACGAGGTCGCCGCGGAGAACACCGTCCTGGTGCAGTACAAGGGCGTGCAGTGGGACACCGGCAAGGAGTTCGACTCGTCGTACGCGGCCAAGCAGCTGGTGTCGTTCCCGCTGGCGCAGGTCGTCAAGGGATGGTCGCAGGGGCTGACCGGCAAGAAGGTCGGCAGCCGTGTGCTGATCGTCATCCCGCCGGAGCTGGGGTACGGCGACCAGCCGCCGCAGGGCAGCGGCATCGCGAAGAACGCCACGCTCGTGTTCAGCGTGGACATCCTCGCCAAGATGTGA
- the pafA gene encoding Pup--protein ligase, producing MDRRIFGLENEYGVTCTFRGQRRLSPDEVARYLFRRVVSWGRSSNVFLRNGARLYLDVGSHPEYATPECDNVTELVTHDKAGERILEGLLVDAERRLHEEGIAGDVYLFKNNTDSAGNSYGCHENYLVARHGEFSRLADILIPFLVTRQLLCGAGKVLQTPRGAVYCVSQRAEHIWEGVSSATTRSRPIINTRDEPHADAERYRRLHVIVGDSNMSETTMLLKVGATDLVLRMIEAGTVMRDLTLENPIRAIREVSHDITGRRKVRLASGREASALEVQREYYEKAVDFCERRGIRTGTVEQVLELWGRTLDAIETEDLDRIGTEIDWVMKYKLIERYRAKHNMTMSHPRVAQIDLAYHDIHRRRGLYYLLEKKGQATRICNDLKIFEGKSVPPQTTRARLRGDFIRRAQEQRRDFTVDWVHLKLNDQAQRTVLCKDPFRSVDDRVEKLIAGM from the coding sequence ATGGACCGCCGCATTTTCGGGCTGGAGAACGAGTACGGCGTCACGTGTACGTTCAGGGGACAGCGCCGCCTGTCTCCCGACGAGGTGGCGCGGTACCTCTTCCGCCGTGTCGTGTCATGGGGCCGTAGCAGCAATGTCTTTCTGCGAAACGGCGCCCGCCTCTATCTCGACGTGGGCTCACATCCGGAATACGCGACACCCGAATGTGACAACGTGACCGAGCTGGTCACCCACGACAAGGCCGGCGAGCGCATTCTGGAAGGACTCCTGGTAGACGCGGAACGACGCCTGCACGAGGAGGGAATCGCAGGCGACGTCTACCTCTTCAAGAACAACACGGACTCGGCCGGAAACTCCTACGGCTGCCATGAGAACTATCTGGTGGCACGCCATGGCGAGTTCTCCCGGCTCGCGGACATCCTCATCCCGTTCCTGGTGACCCGGCAGCTGTTGTGCGGTGCCGGGAAGGTGCTGCAGACGCCGCGCGGTGCGGTGTACTGCGTGAGCCAGCGGGCGGAGCACATCTGGGAGGGCGTCTCGTCGGCGACGACGCGTTCCCGGCCGATCATCAACACGCGGGACGAGCCGCACGCGGACGCGGAGCGCTACCGGCGTCTGCATGTCATCGTGGGCGACTCGAACATGTCCGAGACGACGATGCTGCTGAAGGTCGGCGCGACGGATCTGGTGCTGCGCATGATCGAGGCGGGGACGGTGATGCGGGATCTGACCCTGGAGAACCCGATCCGGGCGATCCGCGAGGTCAGCCATGACATCACGGGCCGGCGCAAGGTGCGTCTGGCCAGTGGCCGGGAGGCCTCGGCGCTGGAGGTGCAGCGCGAGTACTACGAGAAGGCCGTGGACTTCTGTGAGCGCCGCGGTATCCGTACGGGCACGGTCGAGCAGGTCCTGGAGCTGTGGGGCCGGACGCTGGACGCGATCGAGACGGAGGATCTCGACCGTATCGGCACGGAGATCGACTGGGTCATGAAGTACAAGCTCATCGAGCGGTACCGGGCCAAGCACAACATGACCATGTCGCATCCGCGGGTCGCGCAGATAGACCTCGCGTATCACGACATCCACCGGCGCCGCGGGCTGTACTACCTGCTGGAGAAGAAGGGGCAAGCCACCCGGATCTGCAACGACTTGAAGATCTTCGAGGGCAAGTCGGTGCCCCCGCAGACCACTCGGGCCCGGCTGCGCGGCGACTTCATCCGCCGGGCGCAGGAGCAGCGCCGGGACTTCACGGTCGACTGGGTGCATCTGAAGCTGAACGACCAGGCGCAGCGCACGGTGTTGTGCAAGGACCCGTTCCGTTCGGTGGACGACCGGGTGGAGAAGCTGATCGCCGGGATGTGA
- a CDS encoding MFS transporter, which yields MSGAYLEVLRARHAARLLVGTLVGRLPNAVAALAIVLFVRAEGGSYSLAGGLAAVYGVANAVGQPVLGRLVDLFGQPRVQLPAAVASAVATAVFAFVGIDALGLAYAAVVAAGLFTPPLEGGLRALWASVLPREGQVHTAYAMDAVAQEVMFTLGPLLLTLGASLWSAQVALVLLNVIGVLGALSVVVSPPSRAWRSEPREAHWLGALRSSGLLALLGAFLFVGMAMGSIAVAAVSYADDHGGDVVYGWLMAGLGLGALLGGVVYGARQWGGEPARRLRTLVAFLAVCYLPLMLMPGVVAMTGLAVLAGVFLAPSIACAFVLVDRHAPRGTVTEAFSWLVTTFTVGASVGTGVAGPVVEAGGALWGFAVPGAAGAVSLLVLVATGRVLAAPGRGAVVAASSENDPNRAVEPRFSSGDRA from the coding sequence ATGAGCGGGGCATATCTGGAGGTCCTGCGGGCGAGGCATGCCGCCCGGCTGTTGGTGGGCACGCTGGTGGGGCGGTTGCCGAACGCGGTGGCGGCGCTGGCGATCGTGCTGTTCGTGCGCGCGGAGGGCGGCTCGTACAGCCTGGCCGGTGGTCTGGCGGCGGTGTACGGGGTCGCCAACGCGGTGGGGCAGCCGGTGCTGGGGCGTCTGGTGGATCTGTTCGGGCAGCCGCGGGTGCAGCTGCCGGCGGCGGTCGCCTCGGCGGTGGCGACGGCGGTGTTCGCGTTCGTCGGTATCGACGCGCTGGGCCTGGCGTATGCCGCGGTGGTGGCGGCCGGCCTGTTCACGCCGCCGCTGGAGGGCGGTCTGCGGGCGTTGTGGGCGTCGGTGCTGCCCCGGGAGGGGCAGGTGCACACGGCGTACGCGATGGACGCGGTGGCGCAGGAGGTGATGTTCACGCTGGGCCCGCTGCTGCTGACGCTGGGCGCGTCGTTGTGGTCGGCGCAGGTGGCGTTGGTGCTGCTGAATGTGATCGGGGTGCTGGGGGCGTTGTCGGTGGTGGTGTCGCCGCCGTCGCGGGCGTGGCGTTCGGAGCCGCGGGAGGCGCACTGGCTGGGGGCGTTGCGGTCCTCGGGGCTGCTGGCGCTGCTGGGCGCGTTCCTGTTCGTGGGGATGGCGATGGGGTCGATCGCGGTGGCGGCGGTGTCGTACGCGGACGATCACGGTGGGGATGTGGTGTACGGCTGGCTGATGGCCGGTCTGGGGCTGGGTGCTCTGCTGGGTGGTGTGGTGTACGGGGCGCGGCAGTGGGGTGGTGAGCCGGCGCGGCGGCTGCGGACGCTGGTGGCGTTCCTGGCGGTGTGTTATCTGCCGTTGATGCTGATGCCGGGCGTGGTGGCGATGACGGGGCTGGCGGTGCTGGCGGGGGTGTTCCTCGCGCCGTCGATCGCGTGTGCGTTCGTGCTGGTGGACCGGCATGCGCCGCGGGGCACGGTGACGGAGGCGTTCTCGTGGCTGGTGACGACGTTCACGGTGGGTGCGTCGGTGGGGACGGGTGTGGCCGGGCCGGTGGTGGAGGCGGGCGGGGCGCTGTGGGGGTTCGCTGTGCCGGGTGCTGCGGGGGCGGTGTCGTTGCTGGTTCTGGTGGCGACGGGGCGGGTCCTCGCAGCTCCCGGACGGGGTGCGGTCGTTGCGGCTTCATCGGAAAATGATCCGAACCGTGCTGTCGAACCCCGTTTCAGCTCAGGGGATCGGGCGTAA
- a CDS encoding LacI family DNA-binding transcriptional regulator, which yields MATGSTRPTSRDVAQAAGVSQAAVSLVLGDKWRGRVSATTAERVREAARRLGYRPNLAARNLRLGHTRTVLLVVPALTTEFFAGVYTGAARIAARHGFGVVLYPSPEGIGPARDPFASAQAALDGVIASSMAADALTGIRGDQLPLVMLDSDPTGSLGAATVNLDIADGVRQITDHLLGLGHRHFLHLAADIPSWTFDVRARELTTRLAAAPGTTLRTARAPIAIDEARTATADALATPHPHPTAIICDDDKLAAGAYKAIRRLGLRVPDDISVTGLDDLALATAIDPELTTVRLDAELFGERGMQALLAVLEGRTPEEGDIPVQLVVRGSTAPPRAS from the coding sequence GTGGCAACAGGCAGCACCCGCCCCACCAGCCGGGACGTCGCCCAGGCCGCAGGGGTCTCCCAGGCCGCCGTCTCACTCGTCCTCGGCGACAAATGGCGCGGCCGCGTCTCCGCCACCACCGCCGAACGCGTCCGCGAAGCCGCCCGCCGCCTCGGCTACCGGCCCAACCTCGCCGCCCGCAACCTCCGCCTCGGCCACACCCGCACCGTACTCCTCGTCGTCCCCGCCCTCACCACCGAATTCTTCGCCGGCGTCTACACCGGAGCCGCCCGCATCGCCGCACGACACGGCTTCGGCGTCGTCCTCTACCCCTCCCCCGAAGGCATCGGCCCCGCCCGCGACCCCTTCGCCTCCGCCCAGGCCGCCCTCGACGGCGTCATCGCCTCCTCCATGGCCGCCGACGCCCTCACCGGCATCCGAGGCGACCAACTCCCCCTCGTCATGCTCGACAGCGACCCCACCGGCAGCCTCGGCGCCGCCACCGTCAACCTCGACATCGCCGACGGCGTCCGCCAGATCACCGACCACCTCCTCGGCCTCGGCCACCGCCACTTCCTGCACCTCGCCGCCGACATCCCCTCCTGGACCTTCGACGTCCGCGCCCGCGAACTCACCACCCGACTCGCCGCCGCACCCGGCACCACCCTGCGCACCGCACGCGCCCCCATCGCCATCGACGAGGCCCGCACCGCCACCGCCGACGCCCTCGCCACCCCCCACCCCCACCCCACCGCGATCATCTGCGACGACGACAAACTCGCCGCCGGCGCCTACAAGGCCATCCGCCGCCTCGGCCTCCGCGTCCCCGACGACATCTCCGTCACCGGCCTCGACGACCTCGCCCTCGCCACCGCCATCGACCCCGAACTCACCACCGTCCGCCTCGACGCCGAACTCTTCGGCGAACGCGGCATGCAAGCCCTCCTCGCCGTCCTGGAAGGCCGCACACCGGAAGAAGGAGACATCCCCGTCCAGCTCGTCGTCCGCGGCTCCACGGCACCCCCCAGAGCCTCCTGA
- the prcA gene encoding proteasome subunit alpha, protein MSTPFYVSPQQAMADRAEYARKGIARGRSLVVLQYADGIVFVGENPSRALHKFSEIYDRIGFAAAGKYNEYENLRIGGVRYADLRGYTYDRDDVTARGLANVYAQTLGTIFSSAAEKPYEVELVVAEVGETPEGDQIYRLPHDGSIVDEHGSVAVGGNAELISSYLDQRHQDGMSLAEALQLAVQALSRESNGSQREIPAERLEVAVLDRTRPQSRKFKRIVGRQLDRLLEAGGAATEAESSDESEGPSGGSEK, encoded by the coding sequence GTGTCGACGCCGTTCTATGTGTCACCCCAGCAGGCGATGGCGGACCGGGCGGAGTATGCCCGGAAGGGCATCGCGCGTGGTCGCAGCCTGGTCGTGCTGCAGTATGCCGATGGCATTGTGTTCGTCGGTGAGAACCCGTCCCGTGCGCTGCACAAGTTCAGTGAGATCTATGACCGGATCGGTTTCGCGGCCGCCGGCAAGTACAACGAGTACGAGAATCTGCGGATCGGTGGGGTGCGGTATGCCGATCTGCGGGGTTACACCTATGACCGTGACGATGTGACGGCGCGGGGTCTGGCGAACGTGTACGCGCAGACGCTGGGCACGATCTTCTCGTCGGCGGCGGAGAAGCCGTACGAGGTGGAGCTGGTCGTCGCGGAGGTCGGTGAGACTCCGGAGGGTGATCAGATCTATCGGTTGCCGCATGACGGTTCGATCGTGGACGAGCACGGTTCGGTCGCGGTCGGTGGTAATGCGGAGTTGATCAGCAGCTATCTGGATCAGCGGCATCAGGACGGGATGAGTCTGGCGGAGGCGTTGCAGCTGGCCGTGCAGGCGTTGTCGCGGGAGTCGAACGGTTCGCAGCGGGAGATTCCGGCGGAGCGGCTGGAGGTGGCGGTGCTGGACCGTACGCGTCCGCAGTCGCGGAAGTTCAAGCGGATCGTCGGTCGTCAGCTGGACCGTCTGCTGGAGGCGGGTGGCGCGGCGACGGAGGCGGAGAGTTCGGACGAGTCGGAGGGCCCGTCCGGCGGTTCGGAGAAGTAG
- the prcB gene encoding proteasome subunit beta, producing the protein MEANTRSTGRLPAAFLTPGSSSFMDFLAEHQPEMLPGKRQLPPTQGVIEAPHGTTIVAVTFPGGVVLAGDRRATMGNVIAQRDIEKVFPADEYSAVGIAGTAGLAVEMVKLFQLELEHFEKVEGAQLSLEGKANRLSTMIRSNLGMAMQGLAVVPLFAGYDVDRERGRIFSYDVTGGRSEEHGYAATGSGSIFARGAMKKLFREDLSEAEATTLVVQALYDAADDDSATGGPDVARRIYPIVTVITEDGFRRLGDVESSEIARSILERRLEQPDGPRASLL; encoded by the coding sequence GTGGAAGCCAACACTCGTAGCACCGGGCGTCTACCAGCTGCCTTCCTGACGCCTGGGTCGTCCTCGTTCATGGACTTTCTCGCCGAGCACCAGCCGGAGATGCTGCCCGGCAAGCGTCAACTGCCGCCCACGCAGGGCGTGATCGAGGCGCCGCACGGCACCACGATCGTCGCCGTGACCTTCCCGGGCGGTGTGGTCCTCGCCGGTGACCGGCGGGCCACGATGGGCAATGTCATCGCGCAGCGGGACATCGAGAAGGTGTTCCCGGCCGACGAGTACTCGGCGGTGGGGATCGCCGGCACGGCGGGTCTGGCCGTGGAGATGGTGAAGCTGTTCCAGCTGGAGCTGGAGCACTTCGAGAAGGTCGAGGGCGCGCAGCTGTCGCTGGAGGGCAAGGCGAACCGGCTGTCGACGATGATCCGTTCGAACCTGGGCATGGCGATGCAGGGTCTGGCCGTGGTGCCGCTGTTCGCGGGGTACGACGTGGACCGTGAGCGGGGGCGGATCTTCTCCTACGACGTCACGGGCGGGCGTTCGGAGGAGCACGGTTACGCGGCGACGGGTTCGGGTTCGATCTTCGCGCGGGGCGCGATGAAGAAGCTGTTCCGTGAGGATCTGAGTGAGGCCGAGGCCACGACGCTGGTGGTGCAGGCCTTGTACGACGCGGCGGACGACGACTCGGCGACGGGTGGTCCGGATGTCGCGCGCCGGATCTATCCGATCGTCACGGTGATCACCGAGGATGGTTTCCGTCGGCTCGGCGACGTGGAGTCCTCCGAGATCGCGCGTTCCATTCTGGAGCGGCGTCTGGAGCAGCCCGACGGTCCGCGGGCTTCGCTGCTGTAG
- a CDS encoding endonuclease VII domain-containing protein has translation MTGPDVKRCRGCERDLPLASFARDRNRRDGLQVRCRECVAQYSAAHYRRRRAAIGKPVRDKVAVPAGHKLCRQCGEVKPHSEWHRNATASDGLATRCKACRAVQGRQGHLKRAYGITEADRQGLVASQGGVCCICLAALPEHVDHCHETGRVRGVLCFSCNAALGQFKDRPDVIRRAAAYVEGIAWKPTLVAPGVYQLPS, from the coding sequence GTGACCGGGCCGGACGTCAAGAGATGCAGGGGCTGCGAGCGAGATCTGCCCCTCGCGTCCTTCGCGCGGGACAGGAACCGGCGGGACGGCCTCCAGGTGCGCTGCCGGGAGTGCGTGGCGCAGTACAGTGCCGCGCACTACCGGCGCCGCCGGGCGGCCATCGGCAAGCCCGTCCGGGACAAGGTGGCCGTTCCTGCCGGACACAAGTTGTGCAGGCAGTGCGGCGAGGTCAAGCCGCACAGTGAGTGGCACCGCAACGCCACGGCCTCCGACGGCCTGGCGACACGATGCAAGGCATGCAGAGCCGTCCAGGGCCGGCAGGGTCACCTGAAGCGCGCGTATGGCATCACGGAGGCCGATCGCCAGGGGTTGGTCGCCTCGCAAGGGGGCGTCTGCTGCATATGTTTGGCGGCTTTGCCCGAGCATGTGGATCACTGCCATGAGACGGGTAGGGTCCGTGGCGTACTGTGCTTCAGCTGCAATGCCGCGCTGGGGCAGTTCAAGGATCGGCCCGACGTCATAAGGCGGGCTGCTGCTTACGTGGAAGGAATCGCGTGGAAGCCAACACTCGTAGCACCGGGCGTCTACCAGCTGCCTTCCTGA
- a CDS encoding ubiquitin-like protein Pup — protein MATKDTGGGQQKATRSTEEVEEQGAEAQASEDLKERQEKLSDDVDSVLDEIDDVLEENAEDFVRSFVQKGGE, from the coding sequence ATGGCAACCAAGGACACCGGCGGCGGGCAGCAGAAGGCCACGCGCTCCACCGAGGAGGTCGAGGAGCAGGGCGCCGAGGCACAGGCCTCGGAAGACCTCAAAGAGCGCCAGGAAAAGCTGAGCGACGACGTCGACTCGGTACTGGACGAAATCGACGACGTACTCGAGGAAAATGCCGAGGATTTCGTGCGCTCCTTCGTGCAAAAAGGTGGGGAGTAA